The following nucleotide sequence is from Salvia splendens isolate huo1 unplaced genomic scaffold, SspV2 ctg1127, whole genome shotgun sequence.
GCGGCGGCTGCAGTTCTGGAGGAGGAGGACGTGGGGAGGGGGTGTGGGGGATGTATAAAGAAACCCTAATGGGCTGAATAGACACCTACCTGTCCGCCTGGCCCAATCTGGAGTGAAGCCCATTAAGTCGTCCTCGACTCGATCAGGCGACTAATCGGTCGAGTCGCGCGATATATCGGACGACTCGAATGTTAGTCGCCTAAGTCGCATCTGGGTGTGTATCGACCCTTGGCCTACCGATACAggcgatatatcgcgatatatcgcgatatatcggacGACTTACAAACATTGCCCTAGGGACTACGATGAATCCACTGATCGTGAAGATGATACTGGTAAACTTAAAATGTTAacatcttttttgttttttaccaTTAATTTGTATAGTCCATTCATTCTGAGTAATATTGTGCCCTAGCTTGGAGCCGACTTCCACATTGTCCTTCTTTGTGCTGCATAGATATGTGTTCTGTTCTCTGATAGAAATTAAACAAAAGAATGCTTACTGCTAAGTTACATTGGCtatgttttgaatttgaattgagGGAGATCATATTAAGTATTTCTAGTTACTCTACATTGGATAAGTTTTGAATCCGGCAAAATCACTATCTCAAAGTGAAAAACCATTCAAACAGGTTGGTGGACTCGTTATCATGACTTGAAAATGACTGTCATAATCCTTCAAAGTTCGAACAGAATGAGCCTATAGGATGTTGCTAAGAAAAATTTCGATCAATTTTATTGGTTTTGTTCTAGACATACAATGATTCCTTTGTGGTTGTTTCAGAGCTTCTAGAGAGTAGTATGGAGCAAGAAACTGAAAATCCACCTTGGAAGCTTTCCTTTCCACATGTGCTGGTGGCTACTATAGTTCCCTTCTTATTTGGCTATCATCTTGGGTTTGTTCTCTTACAGCTTTTTCTTCCGTCTTTCGCTGATATCTCTGTTTCTTCTGAATTGATATCTACTATTTTTCCTCAGAGTTGTCAATGAGCCTCTTGAAACAATTTCTGTTGATCTTGGTTTCCATGGGAATACCCTGCAAGAAGGTGAGATTGAACTTTACAACTTGTTATTAATATATGTGCTATAAACTGCACATTGACtttaatactatatattttaCAGGCTTGGTGGTTAGTACTTGTCTTGCTGGAGCTTTTGTTGGATCACTGATAAGTGGTTGGATTGCTGATGAAGTTGGACGCCGTAGAGCTTTTCAGTTGTGTGCTTTGCCTATGCTTATCGGTGCTCCAATATGGTAATGTGTTTTCTTTAAAGCCCCCTTTTATGATCTCAAGACCATATGCTGCTGTGCTTTATATGCATTTGTCTTTCTTTGATTCTGGTGATATGGGTATTCATTGTGGATTTACTATGTGTTTCACTAAGCACATCATGGAGTATGAAGAAGTTAACCAATGCTCCCTCCTTGTGGTCCGTTTTTTTTAGATTATGCTAGTCATATGGCACATATCTTAGATAAAAAGGTACTCCAGTTTTCATGCATAAGCTACGGTAGACCAGCCTTTTCTGCAGTAATTTTATTGCAAACTAGCATATAAACAGTAAGCAGATTTAAGAACTACTCCCTcagtccacgaataggagtcccgtttttccattttagtccgccCGCGAATATGAGTCTTGGTTCATTTTTAcgataaatggtaatagggtctcaccttccactaactcattccactcacatttcatttaatatttacaagtgggacccctattccactaacttttccactcacttttcttaacatttcttaaaacccgtgccacccataaatgggactcctaatggcggacggagggagtaacaattTATTTCTCCCCTGCAACACCCATAAAACTGTGTGACTAGTAACTACTGAGTGGTGCAATTTGGAAGCAACTTAAAAGACAAAACCTAATTCTGCATTAAACCAGTCTAGCAATTTGTTGATCTAAAGGCTGTGCATTTCTCTTTGACTCGTGCTGGTATATGCAGAAGTGGGACAGTAAAATTTAGACCAATGTAAAATGGCAGAGACCCGCCTCCcctgaaataaagaaaaaaaaactcattagCTGAAAACAAGATGGGAAGCTATCTAAGGATTGACAAGTCTAAATCGACAATGTTTTAGTGGAATCTCCACATTACGTCAGAATATGTTATTTGATACTTGATATGGTAGAGTGGAAACTAGGATATTCAATGCTGgcctatataaaaatatattattcaaGTATAGAAGTAGAGTCCTCTTTTCATTTTGCCAAAAATATTCTTTCTGGTGGTTTTCTTTATGACCTGAAGGGGCGCATTATTCTTCTCAAACCATAGTCGCTAAGGTCTTGCAGGTGTCCTGTATGATCATATTTCATAGTATAACTTGATATACTAttcaatttttccattttcatatttatcagtgttgtcaaaatgtcgttcgggtcgctcgggtcgcccgggtcgcctgggtcgagaccatcaccgccccaacatgggtgggttgatcgagatacagggtcgtcattgggtcgagtgggtcgcatgggtcgcctgggtcgccctaaacatatgctatctctgattttctcaaatctctcacatgttttctgactctctgaatcacaattctctatatatatgcatacacCACATCAAACatttcaaacctactttctacactttagaattcggcctcttcactcctaaacaaataaacaattcaaagatcttttgctgccacccttcatatattcctttgttttgatatttttagaCAATggtatcaattatttattgtgttatgacttatgaattgttttgatattttgatcatttctattttctactttatctctattcacatgaattgcgtctacatttatattatttgatatattataaacattagagcaatatatttattttatttaatattaaaaggcaaaacaattagcctagatttgtgggtctctcaacccagtcgactcgtcgacccgcgacccgaatttttaCCTCATCGACCCgatgcgccccgcgaccctaacaacactgataTTTATCTTTGATTTTGAAAGAGGTGCTACACTCTGTATTTCCAGTGCCACATCTAGAAATTTGACAGGAATGCTTTTGGGAAGAATTTTAGTTGGCATTGGTTTGGGTATTGGTCCTCCAGTTGCATCTCTTTACATAACTGAGGTACAAACACCTTCAGTTTCATGTGCATTTAGCATTGCTCTGTAAAACAGATATGGGCTTATCTTCTTGGATTCTACATTTATTTATGCGcttatttgttttctttcaaGTAGATATCACCTGCACATGTGAGGGGTACTTATGGCAGCTTTATTCAGATAGCCACTTGTATTGGGCTGATGGCCGCTCTAGTGGTTGGAATTCCAGTAAGGAGTATTTTTGGATGGTAAACGATTTTACTGAGATTGATTCTGGAAAAATGATTAATATTTTTTCGTTTTTGGTTAAGATCGTTATGTTTAATGGGAAAGGAAGGTTACCGAACTAATCTCATCTAAGTGGTCTTGACCATGTATTTGCCTAGGTGGCGCATCTGCTTTTGGATATCGATCTTTCCTGCTTCAATGCTATCTCTTTTAATGGCGTTTTGTGTCGAATCTCCACACTGGCTATACAAGGTTCAACTATTTTAATATTCTTAATTGAATTGCTTCCATGTTCTGATTTAGGAATTTATTTGGAATTTTAGAAATCAATAGTAAACTTATACATGTATTTAAATGCTATCACGTTCCTTCCCCCTTTACCCAAAGTGCTTTAGTTGTTTCTTCTATGGTAATCTGTAGCCTAGTCCCTCTGTCAAGTCTGCTTCAGGTTTGTCGTTGGTGAAATCTTTTGtgctttattttaatttattatgttgCAGTGTTCCATGTATGTTATCACTAGGAATTCTTTTGGCTGTAGCTTGTCCAATATACTTCATGCAAAGCTATTTTAGTGTATGCTTCTGAACTTTATGTAAGTTATATGTGTTGTGTGATTCAAGTGACTTCAAAAGTTGCTACACACTTTGACCTTGAAGAACTAGGAAGGGGTGAGGGGTCTGATTTTTCCTTTCATGCTCGATCGTCCAGTAGGCTAGAATCAGTCTCCAGATGACCAGTTGCTTTAGAAAATTAGAAGTACAACTTCGGTTATTAAATATATAGAGCAGGCTAGTGCCTTGTAGATTAAGTATTTTATCATTGTGATATCAATAGACGATTTGTAACGCTAATCATCAGTTTCATCATCTTTGACATGCAGCAAGGAAGACATGGTGAAGCTGAGAATGAACTTGAGAAGCTTCTCGGAGCTTCTCATGCAAAAGATGCAATAGTAGAGCTATCAAAGACTCAGAGAGAAGATGAAACTGATACCATAAAGCTTGCGGAATTGCTCTGTGGGCGGCACTCAAGAGGTACATATGATGACCTGCTTATCGTATAGCTGAAGCTATAGGAATAATATCTGAAGCATTATGTTTTAGTTTTACCCAAAAATGCGTTGTTTTTTACTCAATTCTTTTGCAGTTGTTTTTATTGGATCAACGCTATTTGCTTTACAACAGCTTTCTGGAATAAATGCTGTgttttatttctcttctactGTATTTAGACGTGCTGGAGTTTCCTCGAACCTAGCAAATGTTTGTGTGGGGATCGCAAATTTAATAGGTAATATGTGTTTTCTTATGCACAACATCATGATTTGCATTTTCAGTTTATTTTTCTCACTCACATTCTTGTATGTTGAATATATGTATTTTCTGCAGGCTCCTTATCGCTCTGGCATTGATGGATAAGCTAGGAAGGAAGGCGCTCCTGCTGTGGAGCTTCTTTGGCATGGTTAGATGATTGACATTTCTGGGTTGAAATCTGGCTTTTTGAGCAATGTGATTCGAGGATGATGTTTGAATCTCCTAGGAACctattaataaaatatcaaatgcTCAGAGCAGTTATGATTTCATTGCTTTGCCTGCTTAGATAATGTAAACTTTTTGCTTATTATTTCTAAGAGGGAGTTTCAGCTTGTTGCCATTGAACTTACTGCTTCTCACTGCATCTTAAACTTCTCTTACTGATCAGTCCCAGTTTCTTAACCCTCTTTCCGTTGTCTGAAAAACCTAGATAAAAATAACAAAGCTAATAAAAGTGAACCACTAGATATTATCTCAGTGATTCTATTACGCAAGTTAATTGGAATTACACGACATCTGGTTTTGAGAGGTAGCAGAGAGCTTAAGTACCGGATACCTGTGCAGTTGTGTAATTAGTTGTTGCTAAATACCTGTGCTACCGCATATTAATGGATATGATATCTAGCATTTTTTAGTTGGCATGATTCATATACCCAGCTACTAGTAGTCCTAATGCATTTATGATTTTAACACTATTCACTTTCATGCATAACATGACTCTGCATTTCACTGCTTTTTCCTATCAGGCTGCTTCAACGGGTCTTCAAGTTCTTGCAGCAGCTTCACCTTCTTCAAACACGATTGGGTTTTTACTATCTGTCGGTGGAATGATGCTGTAAGTGCTAGTTTTGGCTTTCCATTCTTCAGCATGAATTTATACATGTCCACATAATTTTTTTGCAAGTACTATTATTATGAAAAACTTGACCAATAATAAAGAATAGCTGCAAGTAGTGGAAATTTAGTGTCTCCTTTGATTCCCATTTGGAAGCAATATGTGTATGTGCCCTACACTGCAAATTTAGTAATGAGTTTGGTTATGCAGGTTCGTCTTAATGTTTGCTGTTGGAGCCGGTCCAGTTCCTGGTCTTTTGCTCCCTGAAATATTTCACAACCGAATCAGAGCAAAAGCTATGGCTTTTTGTATGTCTGTGCATTGGGTAATTGGCCTTCACCTTTTTATTTGATGCAACAGATGGTTTCCCGAACAGCTGTTATAACACACACATATTATACATGCCTTTTGTCTCAATCTAAACTAATTTCCGGCTACTTTCAGGTGGCAAATTTTCTTGTTGGGTTATTGTTCCTGCGTTTGCTGGACCGCATGGGGCCTCAGCTGCTCTACTCAATGTTTGGCTCATTCTGCTTGCTCGCAGTTGTCTTTGTGAAGCAAAATGTGCTGGAAACCAAAGGGAAATCACTACAAGAAATCGAGATAGCTCTCCTTGCTCAGGATCAGTCTTAAATATAAGCTCATGTGCTATTCCACCAGTACGTTGTCGTCGTCTTCTTCTACCACGAGTAACTTATATAGAAGAGTGTGCACATTCAGGTATATCGATGTTCACGATAACGTTTAGATGAGGACACGATGATTATAGAATAGATAGTAGCAGAAGGCGCTGTCGCATCACTTGTGAAGTGATGGCATTTGTGGGGTCAATGATTACTGGtgatgtatgtatgtattcttTGAGAAATAGTATTACTATGAAAAAAGTTTACGATTGGGAAAATGATCAGTAATGCGTGACTGAAAAATGCATCTCGACATTTAACAGGCATGCTATTCTCTTTTGTGTTAACTGCTAACAGTAATATTTATTTCTATGCGTTATCTGATTTATATGGAGCTTTGGCTTGAAAAACATGAGTTTTATAATTCAATAAAGACAAGGGAGTGCATCTTACTCGTGAATCACGTCAAATTGATAATGAAGTTACTCCATTTTACTAAACAAAAGGTGTATGCATGTGAATCTTTGATTGCCAGTGATTGTTGATTTCACTCTTACGAAAGTATTTAAAGGGTAACTTTAACCCACGCTTTTTGTTTGTAATCTCATGCTCAAGAAAAAGAATGATCCATTGTTTGGTTTGATTGGATGGCCCACTTACTAGAAAATAAAGTTAATGACACCATTAGCGATAAGCGATATGCTTTCCTATTTAGAATATCCTTCCCTCATAAAAtaaatcatttccatttttaaccaaaaataacacattttctcttttttattctCTCCCTCCACTTAACTCTttttaaatatcattttctcaaatctcgtGTTCAAAAAAGCATCTCACTTCAAGCAAGgcagagggagtatgttttttaCGCTTTCTTCGTGAATCAACCTCAATTTGTTCAACACAGACCATAATATAAAACTCAAACAGCCCAGACATTAACCTCCAACATTATACaggaaaaaaaatcagaaattgaGAAGGGAAGTTCCATGAAATGAAGCAGTGAACACTCAATTGCTCTCATACAACTAAGTAAGCTGATATACACACATTTCGCATGGATCAGGACGACCAGCGACTCACCGGAACCATAGTGTATGTGTGATGAGATGGCAGTGTTTAAAGAGAACTCACTCACTGCTGTTGTCGCCATCAACTGAGAAAACAAGGCCAGTTGGTGTTGTACACAAGTTATAAGGTATACTTATCATCTCCCAAAGTCTTTCATACAGGGCTCGCTTTTGGACTATTGATGGATAAAAGCATAACCAACTTCTTTCATAATCTGGGTACATAAATAGCTATATGCCTATATCCCTCAACTCACAACTAAGTGATTTATTGGTAGAGTTGCACAGTTTCTCCAGCAATTTCTCTCTTTCAAATATGATCATCCTTGCTGCAGAGTGATCCACAAACATTTCTTCCAACTGCAGATGTCTATCTTCGCTTATTAACAGAAGCGAATTGAGAAGCCGTTATCCGTGCTAGTGACCAGTGATGGCCCAATATCTTCAAAATCTGAATCCAGTTCAAGACCTTCATAATCGTTCCAGTTAACAGAGGAATCCTTGTCAGGACTCCCATGTTTGGAGGGAACCCTCAACTCAGATATAGGAACTGGTAAAGGTTCTTCATTCAAATACTTATCATGAAGCAATTCCATCGCGGTAGCTCTGCTAGCTGGGTCATAGCACAATAGTTTTCTCACAAGAAGAATCTCATCAGGAGACCGATTAACAAGGCATGCTTCTATACCACTGGTTTTTCAACTTTACAAAATGAGATTATATTGTAGTCTGGAAGATGCACACAACCAGGCCAGACCTCCTCGGTCAAGTTACCCAAGACGCTAAAGATTTTACCCAGCTGATCAATATCTGACGCGCCTGGGAATAATGGTTCGAGACTCAGGAGCTCACCGAATATACAACCGAGTGACCATAGATCAATCTCTAGCCCGTAATTTATGGAACCATAAAGTAGCTCGGGGGCTCTAAACCACCGGGTTCCAACACAGGAGGTAAGAGCACCATTCCCATCAGCCCGGCCATCCTCAGCTTCATAAGAATAAGACTGCTGGAAGGGATCCTCAAGATCACTTGTCGTGCATGTAGCAAGACAAGAAGCAGCTCCATCATGAGTTACACTTTCTTCATCACCATCATGTGAAACTCACCCATTCTAAGGTCTTCTGGCTCTGAAGCCCCCTTTCCACTTATCTTTTCCACATGCTCTTGAGGGAAGTGGCCATCTAGTCTGGGAGGAACAGTTTCAGATGATTGAGGAAATCCTGCTTGATTTAACGAAGGCTGTTCGTTGAACTGATTATAAGTGCCCTCATCAAGAAATCCAGGAGCAAGGAGTATCCTAGCCTGACCAGGGAAACAGATGAAATTTCAATGCATGTGTAAACATTGATTTGCCAGGTAATAAAGATTAACCATGACAAAAGCAATTGTACTATGACACTTACCTCTTAAACTGATAAAACTATAATTTTCAAGAGGCCAGATGGTGCCTGCAGTTGAGGTTTGAGCTAACTTCTTGACTCATATACATCAATATAATTCAGGACATACTAATATTTTGTTTAATGCAGCACATATCGTAGCTACTTTAAAAATCAACAACATTGATAAATAACCAAATGGCATTCTCATCTTTTTAACTTTAAATTAGCAATTACTTAATTAGTTAAGCTGCAATAGTTTTAATAccttataaatttataatgtaGATAAGGACACATCTCTAAAAAATCCCCATATTGTCAGTAGAGTCAAGGGGTAGCAAGGTAATGATAATGGCGTGTGTTTAAAGAGAAAAATTCCAAATGTTATTGGTGTGttcaaattttattctttattttgtttgaattttaaatgaCAATGGCGTGTTTCCCCTTCATAGAATACAAAAACAATG
It contains:
- the LOC121788726 gene encoding probable plastidic glucose transporter 2, producing MLADLRRSSAHKRAMDPRAYDESTDREDDTELLESSMEQETENPPWKLSFPHVLVATIVPFLFGYHLGVVNEPLETISVDLGFHGNTLQEGLVVSTCLAGAFVGSLISGWIADEVGRRRAFQLCALPMLIGAPICATSRNLTGMLLGRILVGIGLGIGPPVASLYITEISPAHVRGTYGSFIQIATCIGLMAALVVGIPVRSIFGWWRICFWISIFPASMLSLLMAFCVESPHWLYKQGRHGEAENELEKLLGASHAKDAIVELSKTQREDETDTIKLAELLCGRHSRVVFIGSTLFALQQLSGINAVFYFSSTVFRRAGVSSNLANVCVGIANLIGNMLLIALALMDKLGRKALLLWSFFGMAASTGLQVLAAASPSSNTIGFLLSVGGMMLFVLMFAVGAGPVPGLLLPEIFHNRIRAKAMAFCMSVHWVANFLVGLLFLRLLDRMGPQLLYSMFGSFCLLAVVFVKQNVLETKGKSLQEIEIALLAQDQS